Below is a window of Camelina sativa cultivar DH55 chromosome 11, Cs, whole genome shotgun sequence DNA.
TGTTGGACGATGCATGAATTGAGAGAGGCGATTGACGGCATAGAATATATCAGACGTGTAAAGGATAAATATTGGAGACTTCCAACAACAGAGCGGTATTGTGAAGCATCATCAAGAGGAGTACCCGTCGCCATAGTTAGTTTCGGTGAGGCCGACAAAGGGGTGGACACCGGTTTGGCATTGTGCATATTATTCTTGTGTATAAGATCCATGATATACTTGCGCTGCATGAGATGAAGACCAGTGGATGTCCGTGAAACCTCAATACCAAGGAAATAATGCAGATCGGTTGGGTCTTTGATGGAGAATCGTTGTGAGAAGAAAGTAAGAACCGATGCGATAACGGAGTGGTTATTGCCAGTGACAATTATGTCATCGACATAGACCAGAACATAAGTGATAGTGGAGCCAGAGCCGTGAATAAACAAAGATGCATGGCAAGTGAGTTGGTGAAACCTGCGTCCAGTAAGTGTTGCTTCAATGCCATGCACCACGCACGAGGCGCTTGCTTTAAGCCATAGATAGGCTTGCGGAGACGACAAACATGGTGAGGTCTGTCCTTGTCAACAAAACCAGGTGGTTGGGACATGTATACTTCTTCAGTGAGATCACCTTGGAGAAAAGCATTGTTGACATCAAGTTGTTTGAGTGGCCGGGACTTCTTAACAGCAACATCAAGAACAAGACGAATGGTGGTAGATTTGATTACCAGGCTGAAGGTCTCTGCATAGTCCTTACCATATTGTTGATGAAAGCCCTTTGCAACCAAGCGTGACTTGTAACGATCGAGAACACCATTGGCGTGAAATTTAGTTGTGAAAACCCACTTACAGCCAACAATGTTTTGGTGAGCATTAGGTGGAACAAGATCCCAAGTATGGTTGATAGTCAAAGCATCATATTCCTTGGAGCAAGCAGGACTCCAGTTCGGATCTTTCAAGGCCTGTGCAATGGTTGTAGGTTCCTTTAGGGAGATAGGAGAAGCGACAACATGAAGAGAAAGTTTGGTGTTTGGTTTGGTGATTCTGTTTTTGGCACGGGTTTGCATATTGTGGTTATTTTGTGGTGGTTCAATAGTCGTTGTTTGGTTCTGTGGTTGAATTGGACGGGCTCGGTGCGGAACGATGTTAGTTTGTGGTCGTGGCTGAGTTGTGGGACGCAACTCATTTTGAGGTGGAGTAGTAGGCTCATTAAACTTAGGGAGTGGCTGAGATGTGGGTCTCATCTCATTTTCTTGTGGAGCAGTAGGCTCCGTaggagagggagaagaagaagaagaagacttagaAGACAATACCTGAGATGATTTCGAGGTGGAGTGGCAAAGGTTCGAGTCCAGGGGTCCCAAACTCGGAGGCGGAGAAGCTGTTGGCGAAGACGGAGACACAACGTTGTTCGTGGGCTGTGCTGGGTTGGTCGTAGGGTGGTGGGTTTGTGTTTGTTGCTGTTGGGCCTGAGAAGTGGTGAGAGGCCCATTTGTTGTGTTATCCACCGGACATGATCGACGGTGATATGTGAGATGAAGCAACCAGAGGTGGAGGTGCTGGTGATGGAGCAACCAGAGGTAGTTGGACTAGAACCGGTGAGTGCGGGACCGGAGCCGGTGAGACGGAATCTGTTGTAGCCGGCAGTTTTGGAAGATCACGAAAAGGGAAGACATCTTCGATGAATTGGACATGGCGAGAGGTATACACTCGACCGGTGGGAACATGGAGGAAATAATAGGCACTTTGCATCATCGAGTAGCCAAGGAAGACACAACGTTGAGACCGATCATCAAGTTTGTGGTGTGCGTATGGTCGTAGCCAAGGGAAACAGAGGCAGCCAAAAACCCGACGTTTTGCGTAGTTTGGTGATGTTTGACAGAGCTTCTGGAACGGAGACTGCATGGACAGAACTGGAGTTGGCATCCGATTGAAGAGGAAGACAGCAGTTGCAAAAGCATATGGCCAATATCTTTTAGGAACCGACGCGGTGGACATAAGCATCAAACCAGTTTCGACAATGTGGTGATGCTTCCGTTCCGACACACCGTTGTGTTCAGGAGTATAGGGTGGAGAAGTGAGATGTGAGACACCATATGTTGAGAGAAAGCGCCGTAGAGCGATGAACTCACCCCCATTATCCGTGAACAAAGTGCCAAGACGTGTTTGAAACCGATTCTCAACAAGAGCCTTGTaggcaataattttttttttcacgtcGGACTTCCGTTTAAGAGGGTAGAACCATGTATAGCGGGTGAAATGGTCAACAACAATAAGGTAATATTTGTAGTTTTGGTGAGAGAGAATGGGAGAAGTCTAAACATCAGAGTAAACATATTCAAGAGGGCGAGTAGAGAGAATTGTAGAGTGAGTAAAAGGaagtttgtgacttttattaatGAAACACTTTGAGCAAGATAAGTTTTTGTGGGATGAGGAATCAAGAGGGAGAGAAAATGAGGAAACAATAGCATGTAAAATAGTAGAGGTTGGATGGCCAAGACAGTAGTGCCAAGAGAGAAGGCTTGGGCGTGGACCAGCAGCAGACATCATTGCAACAACATTGGGACTCGTCATAGGCCATTGATACAACTCATTAGCAGTCCGACCTTGGAGTAATGGGACCCCGTAcaaagatccttcacctgaaataAGGCAGGATAAAATTCCACAAAGACTTGATTAGCATTGCATAGACGATagacaaatattaaatttttgtgtaTATTAGGAACATAAAGAATTTTGTCTAGTTTCAAAGTGCGAGTTTGAGTGGGAAGAAGCGCTAAACCCGTGTGAGTGATTGGCATGGTCGAGCCATAGGCGATGGTGAGATCATCGCCACCATTGTATGGCTGGTGAATAGCGAGGTTGTTGAGATCAGATGTGATGTGGTGAGTTGCACCACTATCTGAAATGGCCGGAGGCGATGTAGTAGCCACCATGTTTGCGCGTGGCTGCCATGGAGTAAATGAGGTGTTGTAACGTGGTGGAGCGGAGGCTTGAATCGAGTGGAGCTGCGGACAGCGGCGAGCACTGTGTCTCTGTGTGTGACAGATTTGACATTTGCCTAGATACAGCCTGAATGAGcggttgttattgttgttgtttttgttggcttgccagttgttgttgttgttgttgccttgccagttgttgttgttgctgttggaGCGGGAAGAGCGGTTGTGATTGCGATAggtgtagttgttgttgttgttgtagtcgCTACGACGATGGTATTGAGCAACATTTGCAGAGACTGGGAATGGCGTAGTTGTGATTGCAGTTTGGAGTGTGACTTCTCGATTACGGAGTCGTTCATGAACTTCGGTTATTGCAGCGAGTGTTTCCCATGCTTCAGCAGCAGTGGTAGCACGAGAAACCAACGGCTGAACGGAGGTCGACATTGCACCCAAGAGAGCACTGTATAGAAGACGGTCTTGACGTTTCCAAAACGTGAAATCaggatttggttttgttgtggCATTTACAATGATGGTGGGTGGAGGAGGGGGAGAGATCCATCGAGATAACCAGAAAGCTCATAGCCGTCAATCAAGGCATGGATCTGCAGACTCCACATAAGGTAGTTCGTGTCATTGAGCTTGGTAACGTTAGCAGTGTTGACGTTGAACAGCGTGGTTGTGTTGGTGAAGATGACCTCACCAGACAAAGGAGAGTTGTTACCAGAGGTTGTCGTGGTGGTGGCGGAGAGCGAcggaaatcaaaattttttttagggtttatcgaagctctgataccatataagGAATGTATGattgtatatatgaaaacaGAGTAGCTAcatccatatatatacatagagatGGAGCCTAGTGTTAAAGTATTTACAAGGAGATCCCTAGACTTATACACTTCTACTATTTACTCTTATAGATAAAACCATTTTgataatttggtttggttttagaaTTCAAAGACTGTTTGGTGTATATTTTTCATCCAATTCCTCACTAACTTTCAGCAGCTGACTTCAGAAAAATGTAAACATAATCCTTTGTCAAGTCGAAACTCATACCTGAATCCCCATTTAACATCAGGTTCTAAAGCCTAGGTCCTTGCTCTGGACCTTGTATGATGGTCTCTGACAAATCAGTAGAGAATaatcaagaaaattatttttaattcatacAGTTTAGTTATGAACTAATGGATCATAGAAAGGCTTGGGATTTGGTAATTTACTCAACAACCACGAGCAACAAAatcatagcaaaaaaaaaaaaggaaaatctaagaaagaagaatgaaaaagtACAAGTTTAAATTAAAATGGCGCATTGagctaaaatataagaaaagaagccaaattaatttgataaaagGGACGCTAAACTTCCGTCAGTCGGACCAAACTTTGAGTGAAGTAATAAGTATAAGAATTAGATAAGATGTGAAGTGATCTAAGTGTAGTGGTCAAAGGTAAGTTCTTAATgcacaagacaccatcacactAGAGATCGAGTCCCGTTTCCTACGAATATATggattaggctaatgggccggcatgttgtggcccaatggttgataaaaaaaaaggtaacataAGCTTTTTCATCAACACaaactagaaaaagaaaaaattggtgACTGAATGTAATAAAATGTGGAGAATCCTTGCTCGAATAGACAAATTTAAGAAATAACACCATTAATTTTTAGCCatcaataatttaaaaacattagatcattttcaaaactattATATTCACATTACTaacttcataaaattttaaatctttgtTTCACATGAACagaattattagaaaataaaaatatcatataaaacataataaaaatatcttgTGATTCTTGTCGAAAggagtatatatgtatatatatatatatatataatccaaaataactcaataaaaacaataacatatataatcattaatatatatatatatagaaatataatataacatatatgaAACTTATATCTCCCTATTATTAATTTGGATGTACATTTGGTCaagtaacattttatttgtaatatccaaaaaacatatttaaaagttaaaataattctaaaagaaattagtaaccgtaattttaatattctagAACATATAgcatccaaaaccctaaaacatataatctaacataaaaaaaaaaacaaatctcataGTTTATTGAATTGTCTTTGTAGGTAGGGAGAAGTCTTTGTATTCAAGTATCATGTGTTTCCTAGGAAAATAATTTCAATGTTGTTTGATATATTGTTACAGGATAAACCGGTTAATAACCTGGTTTAGGCTATCTGATTTCTGGTTTAGTTAATTATGATTTATGGTTTACTTATTTCATCTTTCTGGCTTCTATATGTATGGGGTATGGCCTTAACCACAATTTACAAATCTaatcaatcaaataaacaatttctcaaaatccCTAAATCTCTTTGTTAACAATCTATTGATTCTCAATCCCTTACaagtgattcttcttccttcgtAATCACTTGCTAGGCTGAGATCTCCCTTTCCTCGAATTCTCGGTGAGTTCATGGATTGGGGTTTACTATCATCAACAAATACTGTTTCATTGGTATCAGTGCATTCGAGCTCTTCGGACCAAAATCTTCCTCACACAAGCATGATTCCCCTAAAGTATTCATTTGAGGAGGTGTATGACATAATGAAAAAACGTTTATGCATCTTTTGTGAAGAACAAGACACTCCTGGTCATCAACAGATAAATCACAAGAGATTTCGGATCGTCATGATGGAACGTGACAATGATCCAGCTTCCGATGATATAGAAGAAGTTCATCAAATCCAGAAAGTCGTGAAGAATCCTGACACGTTCGTGGAAACGGTGAAGAATTCAGATCCCTTAATCGAACCGTTGGAGAGTGCCTCAGTTTTACAGGTTCTACATTCCGTTTCTGATGTATTGATGGTGCATAAAGTGGATTCAAATGTTAAGGAAGTGGAAGAATCGCCTCAGCAATCAACAAATGGTAATGTCAAAAATGTTGTATATCAAGTGTTAATCGAATTCCTCTTAGAgtaacaagtaaaaaaaaacagaggaagtatcTCAAGGGGTGGAAGTTCAAGTTGGGGTTTACTATCATCAACAAATactgtttcatatatataccaTGTGGTAACAACTAACAACTCCTTTAGGCTTATTTACAAGCTAAATCATGAGTAAAACcagtttttaaatgatttttttcgaCATTGGTAAAATTTATGTCGTCCAACTCGTTTTGGTTTGGAACAATTCTTCGATTCCAACTTTCacctttaaaaatttctaattaagAACTTATTGCTCAGGTAAATGGACTTTATGTTTATAACTAACTAATTAGCATTTATTTTACAGAACGATTTTAATAGTGCAGCATTGCAAAATGTTTTCCACCAAAATCGTGTCCAgtgtaaagaaaaagagagcCAGCTTCATTGGTGAGGCGCACG
It encodes the following:
- the LOC104728255 gene encoding uncharacterized protein LOC104728255; the encoded protein is MSTSVQPLVSRATTAAEAWETLAAITEVHERLRNREVTLQTAITTTPFPVSANVAQYHRRSDYNNNNNYTYRNHNRSSRSNSNNNNWLYLGKCQICHTQRHSARRCPQLHSIQASAPPRYNTSFTPWQPRANMVATTSPPAISDSGATHHITSDLNNLAIHQPYNGGDDLTIAYGSTMPITHTGEGSLYGVPLLQGRTANELYQWPMTSPNVVAMMSAAGPRPSLLSWHYCLGHPTSTILHAITSPILSHQNYKYYLIVVDHFTRYTWFYPLKRKSDVKKKIIAYKALVENRFQTRLGTLFTDNGGEFIALRRFLSTYGVSHLTSPPYTPEHNGVSERKHHHIVETGLMLMSTASVPKRYWPYAFATAVFLFNRMPTPVLSMQSPFQKLCQTSPNYAKRRVFGCLCFPWLRPYAHHKLDDRSQRCVFLGYSMMQSAYYFLHVPTGRVYTSRHVQFIEDVFPFRDLPKLPATTDSVSPAPVPHSPVLVQLPLVAPSPAPPPLAQQQQTQTHHPTTNPAQPTNNVVSPSSPTASPPPSLGPLDSNLCHSTSKSSQVLSSKSSSSSSPSPTEPTAPQENEMRPTSQPLPKFNEPTTPPQNELRPTTQPRPQTNIVPHRARPIQPQNQTTTIEPPQNNHNMQTRAKNRITKPNTKLSLHVVASPISLKEPTTIAQALKDPNWSPACSKEYDALTINHTWDLVPPNAHQNIVGCKWVFTTKFHANGVLDRYKSRLVAKGFHQQYGKDYAETFSLVIKSTTIRLVLDVAVKKSRPLKQLDVNNAFLQGDLTEEVYMSQPPGFVDKDRPHHVCRLRKPIYGLKQAPRAWCMALKQHLLDAGFTNSLAMHLCLFTALAPLSLMFWSMSMT